From Bos indicus isolate NIAB-ARS_2022 breed Sahiwal x Tharparkar chromosome X, NIAB-ARS_B.indTharparkar_mat_pri_1.0, whole genome shotgun sequence:
CGAGTACCAGCGCACGTGGGTGGCCGTCCTGGAAGAGGTAATTGTTTCTCCTTTGCGGATTTCTTGATCGATTTTTTGCTTTCAAGTACATCCGTTGCACCATCCTGAAGTCTCTGGTTTTCTGTGTGATCGCTTCTCTCCACCAGGAGACGAGCTTCCTAAGGGCCCGAGTTCAGCAAGTTCAGGTTCCTTTAGGTGATGCAGCCAGGCCAAGTCACCTTCTCACCTCCCAGCTACCTCTCATGTGGCAACTCTACCCCGAGGAGCGCTACATGGACAACAACTCTCGCTTGTGGCAAATCCAGCATCATTTAATGGTAGGCCTGTtgcttaatcattttttttttttcattgtcctGGGCCTCTTATGACAGAGTACTctataaacttttctttttctggcaggTCAGGGGCGTAGAGGAACTGTTGCTTAAGCTTTTGCCTGATGATTAACCGGGTacgtattttctctctctccctgtccctACCCTGCTGCTTCTTTTTCGCTCTGATCATGGTGATGTTAATGATCTTTTCTtttccacccctcccccccaccagGTGCTGGGATTCTAGGAAGAGATGCTCCACTGTTCTGTTCAGTAAATGACAATCACGACATTCACCACTGCAGTGCACCCACctgtgggcctggggtgggggggcgtggGGTGAAAAACTGCTCAAGAACACAGAAGTTTAGAAAGGGCCATGAAGAACATGGAAAGTGGAACTGCAGAGGAAGGGTTATGCAGGTAGAAAGCAAGCCAACACAAGCATGTAGTTAGGATACGTAACTTGCCATTGACTCCTTTGGAAATTGCCATAGACCCGTTAATGGACATCATCCGCTGGACCTGGGATCTGATGAATCCCACAAAAGTCAGCACCTGCTACAGAACAGATGCCCCGATCACCAAGGACTTGGTACTGATTTAGAGAGAAGAGAGCAACTGCTAGCAGCATCAGCATCTCTTTGTCGCTAATTTGCCCTGCAGCAATTCAcctgcctttccttctcccatcCTGTAAATATCCTAGGTTTTGCGCCAGTGTTTCCCATCCCAGTACTGACCTAACTCAGATCTACTGAGAAGTTAGGGggctctgaggggaaaaaaagagaaaaagattattTGCATTCATGAAATAGCTACCAAGGCTCCTGGGCCTTTTTCCTTTCTGACATGGTGTCTTCACATTATTAGAAATTGCTGATCAGAATCAGGGGCATTTAAGTTTATTCTCTGGTTTCAAATATCTGAAGTTGGTTTCTGTAAGAACTCCACGAAAAATTTTAACTGCTTACCTAGCACCGTTCTCAGGAAGTAGTAATAGCACCGAATATTGCTGATTCACTACCTGATAAAGACATTTCCTGAGTTAAAATACTCATAGCACTTTATGTACGTTAAAAGTAAGGTTTTACTTGTTAAAAAATCTTGGGAATAATAGCTATCATGTGTTCAGTCCTTACTGCCTTCTATGCAGTTTATTGCCTTTATGACATTTAATCCTTCCATCAGTGCTTTCAGGTAGGTATGATCCCTATTTTGCACATCAATAATAAGGAAAAGGCTCAAGGAGTTAAATCATTTATAAAGGTGGTTCTGTAAGTCATAGAGCCGTCAGGTTGCAGCTTTGGCTTCTCTAGCCCAATGTTGGTTTACAGTGGTCAAGATGAGTTGAATTCAAGGGTTTTTTTTCCAAGCTATTTATATCTTCCAAAccaaatggaatattacacaaaTACAGCATATTCATCCTCTGAACGGGAAGAACGTTGTAGTGTAATTGTTTTCCAGCAATTGTAAGAGCATACTGCTTGTCTCAGAAGAAAATTCCATCTAGAGGGGCTTTAAAGTCTTTatgtataaaaaacaaaataaaaatcatttttcttattttagttttctggATATGCCGCAGAAGGATCCGTGCCAGAAACAAGCCTGTGAAATACAGAAATGTTTACAAGGTAGTAcgttaaatgctttttctatgTTTCCACTTTATCTGTGAACTAACAAGAAACCAAGTGTTCTTTTTATCATCAGACAATACTAACTCCACTCAGAATATAATATTTCTGTAATTAATTTATCCTCTTTTCCTCATTATATCACCAaagatggcagaaaataaagcaaagatgGCAGAAAATAAGTAATGTGACCTAAGCTTAGGGTTAACAAATCCTGGTTGTAcatttagaatcacctggagaacttCAAAAACTTGCCTAGAACAATTAAATCACACTCTCTGCAGCTGGGGTCTGGGTAGGACTCAATCGAAATCATTAACCAGGTGATTTTAATACACAGCCAGAGTTGAGAATCACTAAGATGAGcaaagtcctttttaaaaaagactagttttaaatgtggagaaggcaatggcaacccactccagtactcttgcctggaaaatcccatggacggaggagcctggtgggctgcagtccatggggtcgcacagagtcggacacgacagagcaacttcactttcattttcactttcatgcattggagaaggaaatggcaacccactccagtattcttgcctggagaatcccagggactggggaccctggtgggctgccgtctatggggtcgtgcagagtcggacacgactgaagcgacttagcagcagcagcagcagttctaaaTGGGTTGGTCATACTTTACCAACTCACTTTGGTGGCCGACAACTCACTTTTTAAGAGCAGTCAAGTTAGAAGGTGTGGGGGTGAAAATACAATTGGGATTCAGCAACTAACTCTTAAAGGCAAAAGTTAATTTCAGCTAAAGCATATTTGATAtgatttgtccattttgttggacCAAATACTAgagaattttagtttttttaaatcagcCAATGATTACTAGCAGAAAGCTACAAGGCTATCTGaatttgaaaactgatttttttgatcatttttttcccattattaaaGTAATAGACATGGATGcccacaaaaacataaaaatgaaagaagagaaaatgttcaGAATTCACCCAAAGACTCACCACCAAAGAAAACCCTTGTTTGTGTATTTCCATTGACCTTTAACTTTGATTCTTGGACTTTTCCATTTATGATgcaagcaatattttttaaatcttttaatctGAAATGTTAATGGAAAATAAGAATGCCATTTTAttcatccttttctttcccttctccaaattgATGAAAAAGgacggggaattccctggcagtccagtagttaggactccatgctttcactaccATGGGCCCAGGTCATCCACCACCTGCCTGCAAAGAATGCTCTTCACAATTTCTTCTCCCAGATAAATTCTTAGGTGATTCTGATTCTTTCCTGATTTAAATTAGCATCATATGGCTAAAGGAGAACACACATCAAGTTAGAGCTGGTTACACCCCCTTGCTACAGTGAGAGCCGGAAGGACTGAAATAGAGACCACTAAATACTCAGTGTATGACAATCGCAACTGAAAGGGCTTTAAATAACATTGACTTAATCCTTTCACCCGTGAGATGGATATAAGCTTTgtaacttgtccagggtcacagaaCTAGTAAGGGGCACAGTGATGATTGGAACTCCTTTGGTCTGGGTCCAAACCTGGACTTAGCCACCCAACCGTACTCTTGCTAATCAGAATTGTCTTTCCTATCCCAGACTAACTCCCATGCATCCTATTTTAGTAATAGGGAACTCAAATCGACTACAGCTTACCTAGAACCTTTAGATAAAGTCCTCCTAGACTTAGGGTCTATCTTTGGGGCAAATGTTTTATATAAAGGACCTAACAGGAAACATTTTAGGCTTTGGAGGTCAGGAGGTCTTTGGGTAGGTGTAtgtggctgtgggtgtgggtgagtgtgggtgtgtgtttacAACCTTctataaaaaccattcttagctcatgCATgggaagtcgtttcagtcatgtctgactctgtgcaacccattggactatagcccaccaggctcctctgtccatgggattctccaggcaagaatactagagtgggttgccatgcccttccctaggggatcttcccaacccagggatcgaacctgcatctctcatgtctactgcattggctggtgggttctttaccactagggccacctgggaaccccccaaataaatttattcttagctcagctgttaaaaaggCTGAAGCTGCAGTTTCTCAACCCCTAATGCAAAGGTTTGTTTGGGAACATCCAGCAGCCACCTTAAACTGAGTGCAAACTAATGTGCAAGGGATGAGTGACTCCTCCCTAAAAAAAGAGGAGGTTAGAAACCACTGCCCTAGAAAAAGGCACATAAGTAATCAgccttaaagaaaaggaaattagatGTGAAAATATCTTCTGAGCACTTTGTAAATCATACTTTTCTTCCTTATTAAGCTGTCGATGGGTCTCTAaatcagaaagaattcagtggatGTGGTTACATCCTCTTTCTTCCATGTCTGTAGGCACATTAAGGTGAAAAGGACTGGGAAGTTCAGGTCTCAACGTCCCTGTGCCTGAGTTCTATAAGATCATGACTAGGGTCTGCCTGTCTGTTTTTCAGCCAACAACTACATGGAATCTAAGTGTCAGGCTGTCATCGAAGAACTGCGTAAGTGTTGTGCTCGATATCCCAAGGGAAGATCTCTCATCTGCTCAGGatttgagaaagaagaggaagaaaagcagacaCTGAAGTGCACACCACAGTAAAGTTCTGCCGAGAACCAAAACGCTGCTCTACGTTTCCACCATGCGGGTTTTATTTATCCTCCTGACTCTTTCTTCAGGCCAGGTAGCAGCAAATATCCAATGAAAAAGTCAACTATAAAAGTTAATATGCCATCTATGcagaacaaatataaatatattgaacAAATGTGTAGAATGGGATAAAACAGCTGCTAAAATAAATCTTTTCAGTGAACATTTTTGGTTTGATATATGTGATGTTTTGCTTTCTTGTTACTAAAGGCAGACTTGACTGCTTGTTTGAAAGGTGATAATGGAGGGTCAAGTGTCAGTAGAAAAGCAGGCAAGCTGGGGAGGAGGTAGACTCTTGTCCTCACTCCAATTCTGAAGATTCTGATCAGCCATgacagtttttaaagggaaaagggggAAGAATCTCAGGGAATCATTTAAGCAGGAGGTTGGCTTCTGCATCCTTCTCCTTTGTGTGCAGACTAGCTGACTCTTCAGATGTTATCTTATTGGCAGGATTACTTATGGGGGCTACTGGGGGTGGAGGCCTACCTACTTCTGTCTAGGAAAAGAATCAACAAGTTAGGCGAGGCATGGCGTACATTCAGGACACATAAGTCAGGAGTTTGCTTAAATTGCCTGGTGATTCATTCCTATGATCAGGTTCTTTTAAGGTTACAGGGgaaccagaaatgggcaaatagGAAAAGGGCAAAAGAGCTGCTTTctttataacaaaatatatatttggtctttatcTCCATTCTTTGCACTGTGCTCCTAAAACTCttagaatttcctaagtgataagtgcaatcagggaaagaaaagagaaactaaggagcctcttgatgagggtgaaagaggagagtgaaaaggctggcttaaaactcaacattcaaaaaactaaaatcatggcatccagacccaacatttcatggcaaagagatggggaaaaagtggaaacagtgacagattttcttttcttgggctccaaagtcactgaggacagtactgcagccatgaaattaaaggacacttgctctttgcaagaaaagctatgacaaacctagacagtgtatcaaaaagcagggacgtcactttgccaacaaagctgcgtatagtcaaagctatggtttttccagtaatcatgtacagatgtgagagttggaccgtaaagaaggctgagcactgaagatgatgctttcatactgtggtgctggagaagactcttgagagttccttggactgcaaagggatcaaatcagtccatcctaaaggaaatcaaccctgaatatgcattggaaggactgatgctgaagctccaatactttggccatctgatgcaaagagctgactcattggaaagactgagggcaggaggagatgagggcaacagaggatgagatggctggatggcatcactaactcaatgaacatgagtttcagcaaactctggaagacacacaccagggaatcctggcgtgctgcagttggaGCAcaccagttggagaaggaaatggcaacccactccagtattcttgcctggagaatcccagggatgggggagcctggtgggctgccgtctatggggtcacacagagttggacacgactgaagcgacttagcagcagcagcagcagataacttTAGGAtaggggctggttgccaggggaaccatGCTGCAATGTTAGAGGGTTGTAACTTTCAGTTTCCACCCCCACCCTGACCTCTGAGGAGGGAATATGGGTGAGAGGCTGAATAAGACTAAGTTCAGTCACCAATGACCAATGATTTGGTCAATTGTGACTTGTCACAATCAATGGTGATCTTGGTGACTTGTTAAAAGATCAcagaaagacttccctggtggcgcagtggataagaatccacctgccaatgcaggagatgcagattcaagccctgattcaggaagatcccacatgctgaggagcaactaagtccatgtaccacaactgctgaagcctgagtgccctagagcctgtgtcccatgagagaagccaccacaatgagaaactcatgcactgcagctagagagtagcccctgcttgccgcaactagagaaaagcccatgcaacaatgaagacccagcacaacttaaatgaataaataatttaccaaaaaaaaatcacCGAAAAATAACAAAGTCAATTAATCATCAAAGTAGTAATTAatgatccctggtggctcagacggtaaagcgtctgtctataatgtgggagacccgggttcaatccctgggttggggagatcccttggagaaggaaatggcaatccactccaggactatttcctggaaaatcccatggacagaggagcctggtaggctacagtccatggggtcgcaaagagtcggacacgactgagcaacttcactatcacTATAGTAATTAATGAACGTTTTTTGCACACACACCAAAAAGACAGTTTGTAAACACAGAGCACTTAAACCAAAACATGGGATGAGGCCCAGGGGTGTACTGTTATAAAATAGTTTACATAGCATGACAGCAGTGACTGTTTTTGCTTCGCAGTGACTGCTTATGTTATTAGAATTTTCCTAAACGGTAGGGAATTGGTCAGTGGTTACCTCATATCAGCCTTGGAAAACAGTTCAGCTTTGTCTTACGATTTTCAGAAGCATAAGCAAGAAATGACCTAGGTCAGATTAGTCTCCCAAAGTTAAATTAAGCCTTGCTTGTGTGACTAAACTGGTTTTGTCTGCTCAAGGAGTTTTCAAGGCTAgtctcagtttctccttcttatttctttaatttttattgaagtatggttgatttacaatgtgttaatttctgtgatacagcaaactgattcagatatacacatatatattttttttcatattcttttcctttatggtttatcacaggatactgaatatagttccctgtgctatacattaggaccttgttgtttatccatcataAATATAATAGTTTTGCATCTACCgagtcccaaactcccagtctcaTCCCCCACCCTTGGCAACctcaggtctgttctctgtgtccatgagtctcctgctttgcagataggttcctctgtgccatattttagattctacatataagtgatatcatatggtgtttgtcttttcctgactttcttcacttagtatgataatctctaggttcatccacgttgctacaaatggcaaaattccatttctttttattgctgagtagtaagTAGTCCACTGCGTaagtatcacatctttatccattcagtggatgtttagattgtttccatgtcttggctattatgaatagtgctgctatgaacataggggtacatgtatcttttcaaattagagttgtCATATTTTtcggatatatgcccaagagtgttgctggatcatatggtagctctattgttagttttttgaggaacctccatactgttttccatagcagctgtaccaaCTTTCattccaccaacagtataggagggctctcactcccttttctccacacgctctccagcatttgttatttgtgactttttttttttttttttgccacactgtacgacttacaggatcttagttccccaaccaggggttgaacccattcccttaagtgtggagtcctaaccactgggatgccagggaattccctgttatttgtaggctttttaatgatggc
This genomic window contains:
- the MTCP1 gene encoding protein p13 MTCP-1, with translation MAGQDVGAPPDRLWVHQEGVYRDEYQRTWVAVLEEETSFLRARVQQVQVPLGDAARPSHLLTSQLPLMWQLYPEERYMDNNSRLWQIQHHLMVRGVEELLLKLLPDD
- the CMC4 gene encoding cx9C motif-containing protein 4 isoform X1, whose protein sequence is MKNMESGTAEEGLCSFLDMPQKDPCQKQACEIQKCLQANNYMESKCQAVIEELRKCCARYPKGRSLICSGFEKEEEEKQTLKCTPQ
- the CMC4 gene encoding cx9C motif-containing protein 4 isoform X2, encoding MPRSPRTCFLDMPQKDPCQKQACEIQKCLQANNYMESKCQAVIEELRKCCARYPKGRSLICSGFEKEEEEKQTLKCTPQ
- the CMC4 gene encoding cx9C motif-containing protein 4 isoform X3 translates to MPQKDPCQKQACEIQKCLQANNYMESKCQAVIEELRKCCARYPKGRSLICSGFEKEEEEKQTLKCTPQ